In Desulfatirhabdium butyrativorans DSM 18734, one genomic interval encodes:
- the phnX gene encoding phosphonoacetaldehyde hydrolase, translated as MYPNGKSRNKLQAIVLDWAGTAVDYGCLGPVRVITAAFQRFGILIKAADVRQFMGLMKKEHIRRICELPAVSARWKEKYGWYPGKTDIEDIYLETERLMFSCLADHAEPIPGLLDFVLEARAKGIKIGSSTGYTRPMMDVLIPAALQKGYMPDVVICSSDAPAGRPYPWMCYLNAIQLDVYPMETMVKIGDSISDVFEGRNAGMWTIGLTKSGNELGLSEAEVQALAAGELSQRLQAIETRMMDAGAHYTAEGIWACMPVLEEIDRRLQRGETPGAACSRSVMQADMPN; from the coding sequence ATGTACCCAAACGGAAAATCTCGAAATAAGCTTCAGGCTATCGTTCTGGACTGGGCCGGAACGGCGGTGGACTATGGCTGTCTCGGGCCGGTCCGGGTGATCACGGCTGCTTTTCAGCGCTTTGGTATTTTGATTAAGGCGGCGGATGTCCGCCAATTCATGGGCCTGATGAAAAAAGAGCACATCCGCCGGATATGCGAGCTTCCGGCTGTTTCCGCCCGCTGGAAAGAAAAATACGGATGGTACCCCGGAAAGACCGATATCGAGGATATTTACCTCGAAACCGAACGGCTGATGTTTTCCTGTCTGGCCGATCATGCGGAACCGATTCCCGGCTTGCTGGACTTCGTTCTGGAAGCCCGAGCAAAGGGCATCAAAATCGGCTCATCAACCGGATACACCCGACCCATGATGGATGTGCTCATTCCTGCAGCCTTACAGAAAGGGTATATGCCCGATGTGGTGATTTGTTCTTCCGATGCGCCGGCCGGAAGACCCTATCCCTGGATGTGTTATCTCAACGCCATTCAGTTGGATGTTTATCCCATGGAAACCATGGTGAAAATCGGAGATTCGATCAGCGACGTTTTTGAAGGACGAAATGCCGGTATGTGGACAATCGGGCTGACAAAATCCGGGAATGAACTTGGTCTTTCGGAAGCGGAAGTTCAAGCGCTCGCTGCCGGGGAGCTTTCCCAGAGACTTCAGGCGATAGAGACCCGAATGATGGATGCGGGCGCCCATTATACGGCCGAAGGCATCTGGGCATGCATGCCCGTTCTGGAAGAAATCGACAGGCGGCTGCAGCGGGGGGAAACACCGGGAGCAGCTTGCTCCCGATCCGTTATGCAAGCCGATATGCCCAATTGA